One Littorina saxatilis isolate snail1 linkage group LG11, US_GU_Lsax_2.0, whole genome shotgun sequence genomic window, ACAAGAGAAATTAAGCTTACCGGCAATGATGGAACTGACGCCAGCTGCTGTCTTCGAGTCTATCTGTTCGTTCGCACACCTGTCCGCCTGTCCGTCTGCCTACCTGGCTGTAAGTcggtttgtatgtctgtcaggCTCTCGGCCCTGCCTATCTGTCTGCACTGACAAGAGAGAACTTACCGGCAACAATGGCACTAACGCCAGCGGTTGTCTGCCAGAATTTATTTTACCCAAGCTGAGTTGTCTTCAACAAGAGAAAACCTACCGGCAACAATGGCACTAACGCCAGCGGCTGTCTGCCAGATGGTGTGCCCCAGGTTGGCCCGCATCAGCCCCGTGACTATGGCCACCAAGACGAACACTGTGGCGGCGATCTCCAGGCCTTGTACTGCGCGGAACCATGATGCGTGATCTGTGGACACAGTGGTGACAGTAGTTATAGTGGTGGTAAATACGGTAGTTAGTAGTGACTATTGCCGCCAAGAACACGAATACTGTGGCGGCGATCTCAGTTGAACGATTTCATGTGTTGTGTATCAGTactaacgtcgttttcaaccacgaaggttatatcgcgacggagtacAAGTACTGAAGTAGTAACAGTAGTAGTAATGTTTCTGACCAAACCACTGCTGTTTAACGTCTGGGCTTCAGCTATGACAGAAAAAATATCATTAACTTTTTGTGTtcatactactactactactactactactactactactactacttctacttctcgtacttctactactactactactactactactactactactactacttcagCAACAGGGTATTACGTTGCAGTCGTAGTAATCGTAATCACTCCAAATACCCATATGAGAAGTGGTGTTGGGCATTCAATGGGGCATCTACTATTAGTAGTACAAATAATTATACTACTCAAATCACATCAAATTTGATTTGATGTGATTTAATTTGAGTAGTAAATTTGcactagtactactactactgctactactactcaCCATTTTCATTCAGCATTTCAGTGATACCAACACAGGTTCCGTCCTCCCGGGAACAGTAGCTCCAAAGACCCATGTGAGCAGTGTTGTTGGACAGCCAATGGGGCGTGGCTATGCTCATCACGTGGTAGAAAGATCCCACGATCAGCATAGTGGGGCTAAGCCCCCATATTACTGTTCTGGCGTGTGTCTCGAAcatgttgtcgtcgtcgttgttgtgaTCGATGCAGATTTGCTGGAGAACAATATCTGCTGaaacgtgtgttttttttaaaagagggGGAACCTTCCAATGCAGTTGTCTTGGCGCAAAGACGATTTTTTTCTCAGTAGCCTATCTTTAACctgtgcttttttttctttgctttttttggtCCTGTTATCTTTCGATCGAGGAATACATTCTGTAAGATAAGCGTCTAATCCTGTATATAAGTGCGCAGTTGATTTTCAGTCTGAGTTTCGAAAAACAGATTTTCTGTGCACACTTTGCTTGAAAACTTCTCTTGGTTCAATGACCGAGTCCCGCAGGATAGGTTTCTCAGTCTCCAACACAGGAACACGGCACAAAGGTTCACACGTTAAAACTGACCAGGAATAAGGACGCTACCGTAGCGTTCTCTCCTAGGCTACATAGTGCCGCTCAGCATGTAATTTCCCATGCTTCAAATGTATATCAAAGTTAACTTGACAAAGTGATTTGGCTTGACTTGATGTATCATGAAATAGCGCCCAaaacacaacactgacacaACAAGAACAGACTTCACACAGGGGCGACTCAAGTGGTGCTCACAGCTGTAATTTCTGACGTTTGTGATATGTATCGAAGTTCATCTGACTTgacttgacatgacatgacttAATGTATCATAAAATAGCGCCAACAACGACAGCGAACAACAACAGACTTGGATCACGCGCACTTCAAGTGTTCACGTTTGAGATAGACATCAAAATTAACTTGACTTGATGTTTTATGAAATAACACTGACAACAGTGAACGACACTCTGTTATTCACACTGATTTTCCCCACGGCTTCATTCGGCGATCGCAGATTTCTCGTTGAGATGAGCCTCGGATTTCATTAGGGTAAACCTTGGCgttcaatccacgatgaaggaTGGCAATACATTGAACGAAGATAATATCCAAAGAGAACTAGCTTCAGGGCACAGGTAGAATAGCACACCGACTGACTCTTGTACACTCGATACTTCACCCGGATGTTGTCTACGCCTGTGGATTGtaaacaggaaaaaaaaaagatcattGGTAACGTGACGTGACATGTGGATACGGAAGATTCTTTTTGTCGACTTCAGACATACGTTTAACTTTTGCACTGCTGTATGTATGCACATActttgacagacacacaggtacaGAAACAAGCTTGCCACAACACACACGTACGTGCGCGTACACaaggatacacacacacacacacacactgcactctcacacacacacactcacatacacacacacaaacaaacacacttttaGAACCCTCTCTTCCTGACCCCTTCCCCCCCTTCACAATTAATCCCTCCTCCTCCTATCCcctcgctgccctacacgccaccaggcgtgaaaggcaaaCTTCCTCCTATCCCCTGCCACTTCAGACCCCCTTGTTACTatcacaccccaccccaccccaccccacccccttactTTCGCACTCCTGTactcacctcccccccccccccccacttttcCCATTCCCTCCCCTTCATAACCATACTACCTGCCTACCTGATTCCGTCTTAGTGCATTCTATTTGTGTACGTGGAGTTTTGTTTCGTTGCTTCAGATATTAGTCCAATACACTTCACATTCTGAAACTtgtatgggttttttttcccaataggcctagtgtgtgtgtgtgtgtgtgtgtgtgtgtgtgtgtgtgtgtgtgtgtgtatatgagtgtgagagagtgggtgtgtgggtgtgagagagtgtgagtgggtgtgtgtggtgtgtgtgtgagtgtgtgtgtgtgtgtgtgtgtgtatgtatatatatattaatatatatatatatatatatgtgtgtgtgtgtgtgtgtgtgtgtgtgtgtgtgtgtgtgtgtgtgtgtgtgtgtgtgtgtgtgtgaacgagcgTACTTCTACGCGCGCGAAGTCAGTTCTAAGCAGCGCCTTTATCTTGGTACATTGTATTACTTTCTGCAAACAGTACGCCTAGTGATTTAGAATACCCCCTACTCATTTCAAATTCCAGTtgaatttcttagccctataaaaacggTTATgtaaacccgaaggtttccatgaacatacagacaaacggAAACCatcagaccccatcacaaacataattccacaatccaccggtgttgacttaaaggccaacaactctgctgtgaaaggagcggtagcctccacTGTCACATTATATTTAGTGCGGTCTTGTTTTTACATCCGAATAGGATTTACTTTATAGGCAGGCGCTGTCCATTCTGacaatcatcggtccacgctatcgctcatggtggaagtaactcattttgacctgagttcaggatgggcgCTGTCAAGATCAAACTACGCAACATTAAACTACATATGTACAAAATTAACAGAGAatataaaatcaaaataaataaGTTTGTGAAAGTTTCAGTATCTCGTGTGACACTACAAAACCTACACTGACTTCATTAACTTACCTACATCTGAACGCCCGCTTATCTTCCACACAGCAGTGTCTCCAAATCCACATGTGTATGTGCATCCACAATGATTACAAGGATTCAGATTAATGTATACACGTACATGTTCTCGGTTAACTAATTGCATTTATGAGAACCACGTGTTCTGTCGAGGGCCGGTTCAAGAGTTGTGTTCTTCACGGGACCACGCGGAAACGCTTGACACACTTGTACGTGTGCTTGGCCAAATTGGCGTGTACGAGGGTTGAGAGAAAAGTTTGTGGTCCCACGAGTAAAGAGCTGGATTTTATGTTTACGGTTCTTGAATTAAAATAACAACTGAACCATCTGTTAACAACATAAAGCCTCATATGTATTCTATCACTAAAAAATATGTATTCTAAAAATATCGCTTAACAAAAAACACTATTTTCTTTTGAAATAGGAAAATCATtaatgaacagagagagagagaccgagagagagagagagagagagagagagagagagagagagagagagagagagagagagagagagagagagagagagagagagagagagagagagagagagagagagagcactgcTTTCTTATGAAATAGGAAAATCAATAATgaacacagagactgagagagaccgagagagtgagacagacagacagacagactgaggacTGAGGGGTggaggaagaaggagagagagagactgagagagctagcgagagagagagagagagagagagagagagagactgagagagagagagagagagagaaagagagagagagagagagagaggcagacagacagacagacagactgacaaaaagagacagacagacagagagagctggTTACGGAAGAGTGATATGGAGACCACAAGCTGTTTTAACGGATTTTTTCAAGTCTTTTGCAAAACACCAGCAACTTTTTCTCCTACCCTCCTATTCACGTTGCTGTTTGAACACAGGGAAATGTtgccccctacccccacccggCGACATCAGTTTTTCTTAAAGCCACCTTCCGCCCATTGTTCCAATGTATAGTACAAGAAAATTGTTGAGTTAAATGAACAATCCTTCATGTATAAACGATTCGACTCACCGGCCATCTACGACCTGCACATGGTTTTACGATccctcaacttggacacatacccccctccccaccatctagaccaccaccacccataaccattttttgtttgtttgtttgtttgcttaacgcccagccgaccacgaagggccatatcagggcggtgctgctttgacatataacgtgcgccacacacaagacagaagtcgcagcacaggcttcatgtctcacccagtcacattattctgacaccggaccaaccagtcctagcactaaccccataatgccagacgccaggcggagcagccactagattgccaattttaaagtcttaggtatgacccggccggggtttgaacccacgacctcccgatcacggggcggacgccttaccactaggccaaccgtgccggttacccataaccatcctctccccccaaaaaaagaagaagaagaagaagaagaaacaactaACAAAGTCCCTGTctgtgtactgtctgtgttctgTCTGTGTACTGTCTGTGCAGAGCGGGATGCGTTTTGGGATTATAAATTAATTGGGATTATAAATTAATTGGGATTATAAATTAATTGGGATTATATATTAATTTCGTAATAGACACAAAGTGGCAATCTTTTAAGTTAATtaattacacacaaaaaaagctcaCTTTCCACAGGAATATCACTCATCGGTATGTTCCGTTC contains:
- the LOC138980049 gene encoding uncharacterized protein, with product MFETHARTVIWGLSPTMLIVGSFYHVMSIATPHWLSNNTAHMGLWSYCSREDGTCVGITEMLNENDHASWFRAVQGLEIAATVFVLVAIVTGLMRANLGHTIWQTAAGVSAIVAGGIGVAGVTVFGKNYQDLPGQQLSWAYVFNAASSGLCLLSGPVLILDSILYK